A genomic window from Haladaptatus caseinilyticus includes:
- the otsB gene encoding trehalose-phosphatase — translation MTNDVPEPLRKNLHALVTRLDKADGLLAMFDFDGSLAPIEDHPDDVELPRTTQTALEALRDNEDVQVGIVSGRGLADLRERVGIDGIAYAGNHGLELQTEDGRETHPIADDARVEIAALCDELESNLVDVEGAFVENKGVTASIHYRLVDNEHVPAVRQAVRDAVRGLNDVRVTSGKQVLELRPDVDWHKGRAIRWLYDHHVPDDETWLPLYVGDDRTDEDAFDTLPDSGLAVKVGHHPPTVARYRVADPSSVQTIIAWLAEYGVKFLRMGSLSNGTPS, via the coding sequence ATGACCAACGACGTACCCGAACCACTCCGAAAAAACCTCCACGCACTGGTAACCCGACTCGATAAGGCCGACGGACTGCTCGCCATGTTCGATTTCGATGGGTCCCTGGCTCCGATCGAAGATCATCCGGACGACGTCGAACTTCCACGGACGACCCAAACCGCACTCGAGGCGCTTCGTGACAACGAAGACGTCCAGGTCGGTATCGTCAGCGGTCGCGGCCTCGCCGACCTCCGAGAGCGTGTCGGTATCGATGGGATCGCGTACGCCGGAAATCACGGTTTGGAACTGCAGACCGAGGATGGACGGGAAACACATCCGATCGCCGACGACGCGAGGGTCGAAATCGCGGCTCTCTGTGATGAACTCGAATCGAACCTCGTCGACGTAGAGGGCGCATTCGTCGAGAACAAGGGCGTTACGGCGTCGATTCATTATCGCCTCGTCGATAATGAGCACGTTCCGGCAGTTCGACAGGCGGTTCGGGACGCAGTTCGCGGGCTGAACGACGTTCGTGTCACGTCGGGCAAGCAGGTGTTGGAACTGCGCCCGGACGTGGATTGGCACAAAGGACGGGCCATCCGATGGCTGTACGACCACCACGTTCCGGACGACGAGACGTGGCTTCCCCTGTACGTTGGCGATGACCGAACGGACGAGGATGCGTTCGACACGCTTCCGGACTCCGGTCTCGCCGTCAAAGTCGGTCACCACCCCCCGACTGTGGCGAGATATCGTGTCGCCGACCCGTCCTCGGTACAGACGATTATCGCGTGGCTGGCGGAGTATGGTGTCAAATTCCTTCGGATGGGGTCGCTTTCGAACGGAACGCCGAGCTGA